From Hippoglossus stenolepis isolate QCI-W04-F060 chromosome 4, HSTE1.2, whole genome shotgun sequence, a single genomic window includes:
- the wdr74 gene encoding WD repeat-containing protein 74, with protein sequence MEERGRLCSVWLGSETGILKGVSVSRKQAFNFCNTKHLSRDQELRALCWGDPAESELLVGSVDGTVKTFSTEKGEFTESRRCGDPEDGCFTGLAALSGSGLLTCGERGPVRVWKEDSTEPVAELDAGKNVCRMRLNPVHPNRVATGGKENGLKIWDLERPEEPTFTAKNMRDDWLDLRRPHWVRDMAFIPETDKVVTCTGFHQIHVFDPSSPQRRPVLEAEYGEYPLTALSLPTAGNTVVVGNTHGEIALLDLRKGLVRGCLKGLAGGVRWLQCHPSQPVVASCGLDRFLRIHGLEDRKLLHKVYLKSRLNCLLLSSRDLEHGAGETGTEGVSEEVKEEEDEVWDTMEQVEEKPKRKTGEEEEEPQKRKKKRKD encoded by the exons ATGGAGGAGCGGGGCCGGCTGTGCTCCGTGTGGCTCGGCTCGGAGACCGGGATCCTGAAGGGGGTCAGCGTGTCCCGGAAACAGGCCTTCAACTTCTGCAACACGAAACACCTGAGCCGGGACCAGGAGCTGCGGGCTCTGTGCTGGGGGGACCCGGCGGAGAGCGAGCTGCTGGTCGGGTCCGTGGACGGAACCGTGAAGACCTTCAGCACCGAGAAGGGCGAGTTCACCGAGAGCCGCCGCTGCGGGGACCCGGAGGACGGCTGCTTCACCGGGCTGGCGGCGCTCAGCGGCTCCGGGCTGCTCACCTGCGGGGAGCGCGGGCCGGTGCGGGTCTGGAAGGAGGACAGCACCGAGCCCGTCGCCGAACTGGACGCCGGGAAGAACGTGTGCAGGATGCGGCTGAACCCGGTTCATCCGAACAGGGTCGCGACCGGCGGGAAGGAGAACGGCCTGAAGATCTGGGACCTGGAGCGGCCGGAGGAACCCACCTTCACCGCAAAGAACATGCGGGACGACTGGCTCGATCTACGGAGGCCGCACTGGGTCAGGGACATGGCGTTTATACCGGAGACCGACAAAGTGGTGACGTGCACAGGCTTCCAtcag ATCCATGTCTTCGACCCGTCCTCCCCTCAGCGCCGTCCCGTCCTGGAGGCTGAGTACGGCGAGTACCCGCTGACCGCCCTGTCCCTGCCCACCGCCGGTAACACGGTGGTGGTTGGAAACACCCACGGAGAGATCGCCCTGCTGGACCTGAGGAAAGGGCTGGTGCGCGGCTGTCTGAAGGGCCTGGCGGGCGGCGTGCGGTGGCTGCAGTGTCACCCCTCCCAGCCGGTAGTGGCGTCCTGCGGCCTGGACCGCTTCCTCCGCATCCACGGCCTGGAGGACCgcaagctgctgcacaaagtcTACCTGAAGTCCAGACTCAACTGCCTCCTGCTGTCCAGCCGCGACCTGGAGCACGGAGCGGGGGAGACGGGGACGGAGGGGGtgagtgaggaggtgaaggaggaggaggacgaggtgTGGGACACaatggagcaggtggaggagaagccGAAGAGGAAAacgggggaggaagaggaggaaccacagaagaggaaaaagaagaggaaagactGA
- the zgc:162872 gene encoding BAR_ACAPs and ArfGap_ACAP domain-containing protein, whose amino-acid sequence MDSLLDFEECVIDSPEFRLNLDQFEKEVSLLETNLDKVMKLCGRMVEAGQAYSSANQLLLSSLAELSICQRKENVITNCLNQFNQGLQEMVSFHTMLFDQTQRAISQQLTNLCTQFLPQLADTRREFVRISEDLETAAVKNAQVSRHKAGDAERASHLLLATRKCYQHFALDYCLQLNTFKTQQRADILNSVFSFIQAQFTFFHQGFDLIRDLDPTMKTMAAQLSQLSTECAVKRKDLENKHLLVQQRDASGEPMVSPCPGSDDIIQGYLFKRSRRKSKTWKRCWFSIRDNQLIYRKSHKDDAVVLFEDLRLCAIKSLEHMDRRFCFELLSVQKCCALQADSEQLKQAWLDALQGSIDLAYRERAGAPLTQPKEPPSVLCGGSDPPGPPAQRLAALGVALRGPGNQRCCDCGEEEPRWASINLGVTMCIECSGIHRSLGVHLSKVRSLTLDSWEAEQLKLLCVLGNDVMNQIYEARCSEEGRVKPSANSPRAEKEMWIKEKYVEKRFVQNSRSDPDQRHKAAAGLRLYQAALDGDLVAMAVALAEGAEVNGSIAEEEGRTGLIGAAVGGSLLACEFLLQNGANVNYRDLRGQGALHAAATAGHTGQVCLLLKRGANQYAVDERGQDPLAIAVETAHADIVTLLRMARMNEEMRDSDGVFGSVGDDQTFRDIFRDFSDMASHDPEKLSRRRFSRGGGDNERDEEEEEERGRTGGTGKPVNRKVCDEKTSE is encoded by the exons ATGGACTCACTGCTGGACTTTGAGGAGTGTGTCATCGACTCACCTGAGttcag ACTGAACCTGGATCAGTTTGAGAAGGAAGTTTCTCTGTTGGAGACAAACCTGGACAAG GTGATGAAGCTGTGCGGCAGGATGGTGGAGGCGGGGCAAGCGTACAGTTCAGCCAACCAGCTGCTCCTGAGCAGCCTGGCTGAGCTCTCCATTTGCCAGAGGAAGGAAAACGTCATCACA aacTGCCTGAACCAGTTCAACCAGGGTCTGCAGGAGATGGTCAGCTTCCACact ATGTTGTTTGATCAGACTCAAAGAGCCATCAGTCAACAGCTGACCAACCTCTGCACACA gTTCCTCCCCCAGCTGGCAGACACCAGGCGGGAGTTTGTTCGGATCAGTGAGGATCTGGAGACAGCGGCGGTAAAAAACGCTCAGGTGTCTCGTCACAAAGCCGGCGACGCAGAGCGGGCCAGTCACCTGCTGCTCGCCACGCGGAAATGCTACCAACACTTCGCCCTGGACTACTGTCTGCAG ctcAACACTTTCAAAACTCAGCAGAGGGCGGACATCTTAAACTCT gtCTTCTCCTTCATTCAGGCTCAGTTCACTTTCTTCCACCAAGGCTTCGACCTAATCAGAGACCTGGATCCCACCATGAAGACCATGGCAGCACag TTGTCCCAGCTGTCCACAGAGTGTGCGGTTAAAAGAAAAGACCTGGAGAACAAACACCTGCTGGTGCAGCAGAGA gatgCCTCTGGCGAGCCGATGGTCAGCCCGTGTCCTGGcagtgatgacatcatccaGGGGTATCTGTTCAAGCGGTCCAGGAGGAAATCCAAAACCTGGAAGAG ATGCTGGTTTTCCATCAGAGACAATCAACTAATTTACAGAAAGTCGCACAAG gacgaCGCCGTGGTTCTGTTTGAGGATCTCAGACTCTGCGCCATCAAATCCTTGGAACACATGGATCGACGTTTCTGCTTCGAGCTGCTCTCCGTCCAGAA GTGCTGTGCGCTGCAGGCCGACTCGGAGCAGCTGAAACAGGCGTGGCTCGACGCTCTGCAGGGCAGCATCGACCTCGCCTACAGAGAGAGGGCCGGCGCTCCGCTCACACAG CCTAAAGAGCCCCCCTCTGTCCTGTGTGGTGGGAGTGACCCTCCGGGCCCCCCCGCTCAGAGGCTGGCGGCCCTGGGCGTGGCCCTGAGGGGCCCCGGGAACCAGCGGTGCTGTGACTGCGGCGAGGAAGAGCCTCGCTGGGCCTCCATCAACCTGGGAGTCACCATGTGCATCGAGTGCTCCGGCATACACAG GAGCCTCGGTGTTCACCTGTCTAAGGTCCGATCCCTCACCCTGGACTCATGGGAGGCTGAACAGCtgaag ctcctttGTGTTTTGGGAAACGATGTCATGAACCAGATCTACGAGGCTCGATGTTCAGAAGAGGGACGAGTCAAACCCTCGGCCAACAGCCCGCG agcCGAGAAGGAGATGTGGATCAAAGAGAAATATGTGGAGAAGAGATTTGTGCAGAACAGCCGCTCAGACCCAGATC AGCGTCACAAGGCCGCGGCCGGGCTGCGTCTGTATCAGGCGGCGTTGGATGGAGACCTGGTTGCTATGGCAGTGGCGCTGGCTGAGGGGGCGGAGGTCAACGGCAGCAtcgcagaggaggagggacgtACGGGGCTGATTGGAGCTGCTGTCGGG GGGTCACTGTTGGCCTGTGAGTTCCTGCTGCAGAACGGAGCTAACGTCAACTACCGAGACCTGAGAGGACAGGGAGCACTACACGCTGCTGCCACCGCTGGACACACTGg GCAGGTGTGTCTGCTGTTGAAGAGAGGAGCCAATCAGTACGCTGTGGACGAGAGAGGACAGGACCCATTGGCCATCGCCGTGGAGACAGCCCACGCTGACATTGTCACGCT GCTGCGGATGGCCAGGATGAATGAAGAGATGAGAGACTCAGACGGAGTCTTTGGATCCGTTG GGGACGACCAGACGTTTCGGGACATCTTCCGAGACTTCAGCGACATGGCGTCTCACGACCCGGAGAAACTCAGCCGGCGGCGGTTcagcaggggaggaggggacAATGAgcgggacgaggaggaggaggaggagagaggaagaacaggaggaacaggaaaaCCGGTGAACAGGAAAGTCTGTGATGAAAAGACGTCAGAGTGA
- the LOC118106470 gene encoding integrin-linked kinase-associated serine/threonine phosphatase 2C isoform X6: MRKRRRRRRREEQNENEKMLRVKLIKKRNKGRSSLPVLKGYVAARRGERDEMQDAHVLLPDMSSCLSLPGQSSRVSYFAVFDGHAGARASRFAAEHLHHNLANKFPSSELRADSENVDKLIKKCLLDTFRQTDDDFLKKASSQKPAWKDGSTATCVLVVDDMVYVANLGDSRAVLCRMEAAADGQRRSVTLALSKEHNPTMYEERMRIQRAGGTVRDGRVLGVLEVSRSIGDGQYKRCGVISSPDLRRCQLTANDRFIILACDGLFKVFSADEAVKFVLNIVQEGSGERRAGLTEEEVQFEAACQQLASEAVRRGCADNVTVILVSIGFRAKSSSSSSSQHTQFD; the protein is encoded by the exons atgagaaagaggaggaggaggaggaggagagaagagcaaAACGAAAACGAGAAGATGCTGAGAGTGAAGCTGATAAAAAAGAGGAACAAGGGGAGATCAA GCCTCCCTGTACTGAAAGGCTATGTGGCGGCGAGGCGTGGTGAACGGGACGAGATGCAGGACGCTCATGTTCTGCTGCCGGACATgagcagctgtctgtctctgcctggACAATC GTCTCGTGTTTCGTACTTTGCTGTGTTCGATGGTCACGCCGGGGCTCGAGCTTCTCGATTCGCTGCAGAGCATCTCCATCACAATCTGGCCAACAAGTTCCCGAGCAGTGAGTTAAGAG CAGACTCTGAAAATGTGGATAAGCTGATAAAGAAATGTCTCCTGGACACTTTCAGACAGACGGACGACGACTTCCTAAAGAAAGCCTCCAGCCA GAAGCCGGCGTGGAAGGACGGCTCCACAGCCACATGTGTGCTGGTGGTGGATGATATGGTGTATGTGGCCAATCTCGGAGACAGCAGG gcGGTGTTGTGTCGGATGGAGGCGGCGGCAGACGGACAGAGGAGGTCGGTGACCCTGGCTCTGAGTAAAGAACACAACCCGACCATGTacgaggagaggatgaggatcCAGAGAGCAGGAGGCACCGTCCG ggaTGGCAGAGTGCTGGGTGTCCTCGAGGTGTCCCGCTCCATCGGAGACGGTCAGTACAAACGCTGCGGAGTTATTTCGTCCCCCGACCTGAGGAGGTGTCAGCTCACAGCCAATGACAG GTTCATCATTCTGGCCTGTGATGGTttgttcaaagtgttttctgcTGATGAAGCCGTTAAATTCGTCCTCAACATCGTGCAG GAGGGAAGTGGAGAGCGGAGGGCGGGGctgacggaggaggaggtgcagtttGAAGCTGCCTGTCAACAGCTGGCCAGTGAGGCGGTGAGACGAGGCTGCGCCGACAACGTCACCGTGATCCTGGTTTCTATCGGCTTCAGAgcaaaatcatcatcatcatcatcgtctcaacacacacaatttgaTTGA
- the LOC118106470 gene encoding integrin-linked kinase-associated serine/threonine phosphatase 2C isoform X4, whose product MDLFDDLPEPTQPGGPVTAARPRAGTEEEEDEKEEEEEEERRAKRKREDAESEADKKEEQGEIKKVCKEGLPVLKGYVAARRGERDEMQDAHVLLPDMSSCLSLPGQSSRVSYFAVFDGHAGARASRFAAEHLHHNLANKFPSTDSENVDKLIKKCLLDTFRQTDDDFLKKASSQKPAWKDGSTATCVLVVDDMVYVANLGDSRAVLCRMEAAADGQRRSVTLALSKEHNPTMYEERMRIQRAGGTVRDGRVLGVLEVSRSIGDGQYKRCGVISSPDLRRCQLTANDRFIILACDGLFKVFSADEAVKFVLNIVQEGSGERRAGLTEEEVQFEAACQQLASEAVRRGCADNVTVILVSIGFRAKSSSSSSSQHTQFD is encoded by the exons GTCCAGTTACTGCAGCACGACCACGGGCCGGCAccgaggaagaagaggatgagaaagaggaggaggaggaggaggagagaagagcaaAACGAAAACGAGAAGATGCTGAGAGTGAAGCTGATAAAAAAGAGGAACAAGGGGAGATCAAGAAAGTTTGTAAAGAAG GCCTCCCTGTACTGAAAGGCTATGTGGCGGCGAGGCGTGGTGAACGGGACGAGATGCAGGACGCTCATGTTCTGCTGCCGGACATgagcagctgtctgtctctgcctggACAATC GTCTCGTGTTTCGTACTTTGCTGTGTTCGATGGTCACGCCGGGGCTCGAGCTTCTCGATTCGCTGCAGAGCATCTCCATCACAATCTGGCCAACAAGTTCCCGAGCA CAGACTCTGAAAATGTGGATAAGCTGATAAAGAAATGTCTCCTGGACACTTTCAGACAGACGGACGACGACTTCCTAAAGAAAGCCTCCAGCCA GAAGCCGGCGTGGAAGGACGGCTCCACAGCCACATGTGTGCTGGTGGTGGATGATATGGTGTATGTGGCCAATCTCGGAGACAGCAGG gcGGTGTTGTGTCGGATGGAGGCGGCGGCAGACGGACAGAGGAGGTCGGTGACCCTGGCTCTGAGTAAAGAACACAACCCGACCATGTacgaggagaggatgaggatcCAGAGAGCAGGAGGCACCGTCCG ggaTGGCAGAGTGCTGGGTGTCCTCGAGGTGTCCCGCTCCATCGGAGACGGTCAGTACAAACGCTGCGGAGTTATTTCGTCCCCCGACCTGAGGAGGTGTCAGCTCACAGCCAATGACAG GTTCATCATTCTGGCCTGTGATGGTttgttcaaagtgttttctgcTGATGAAGCCGTTAAATTCGTCCTCAACATCGTGCAG GAGGGAAGTGGAGAGCGGAGGGCGGGGctgacggaggaggaggtgcagtttGAAGCTGCCTGTCAACAGCTGGCCAGTGAGGCGGTGAGACGAGGCTGCGCCGACAACGTCACCGTGATCCTGGTTTCTATCGGCTTCAGAgcaaaatcatcatcatcatcatcgtctcaacacacacaatttgaTTGA
- the LOC118106470 gene encoding integrin-linked kinase-associated serine/threonine phosphatase 2C isoform X3, producing MDLFDDLPEPTQPGGPVTAARPRAGTEEEEDEKEEEEEEERRAKRKREDAESEADKKEEQGEIKKVCLPVLKGYVAARRGERDEMQDAHVLLPDMSSCLSLPGQSSRVSYFAVFDGHAGARASRFAAEHLHHNLANKFPSSELRADSENVDKLIKKCLLDTFRQTDDDFLKKASSQKPAWKDGSTATCVLVVDDMVYVANLGDSRAVLCRMEAAADGQRRSVTLALSKEHNPTMYEERMRIQRAGGTVRDGRVLGVLEVSRSIGDGQYKRCGVISSPDLRRCQLTANDRFIILACDGLFKVFSADEAVKFVLNIVQEGSGERRAGLTEEEVQFEAACQQLASEAVRRGCADNVTVILVSIGFRAKSSSSSSSQHTQFD from the exons GTCCAGTTACTGCAGCACGACCACGGGCCGGCAccgaggaagaagaggatgagaaagaggaggaggaggaggaggagagaagagcaaAACGAAAACGAGAAGATGCTGAGAGTGAAGCTGATAAAAAAGAGGAACAAGGGGAGATCAAGAAAGTTT GCCTCCCTGTACTGAAAGGCTATGTGGCGGCGAGGCGTGGTGAACGGGACGAGATGCAGGACGCTCATGTTCTGCTGCCGGACATgagcagctgtctgtctctgcctggACAATC GTCTCGTGTTTCGTACTTTGCTGTGTTCGATGGTCACGCCGGGGCTCGAGCTTCTCGATTCGCTGCAGAGCATCTCCATCACAATCTGGCCAACAAGTTCCCGAGCAGTGAGTTAAGAG CAGACTCTGAAAATGTGGATAAGCTGATAAAGAAATGTCTCCTGGACACTTTCAGACAGACGGACGACGACTTCCTAAAGAAAGCCTCCAGCCA GAAGCCGGCGTGGAAGGACGGCTCCACAGCCACATGTGTGCTGGTGGTGGATGATATGGTGTATGTGGCCAATCTCGGAGACAGCAGG gcGGTGTTGTGTCGGATGGAGGCGGCGGCAGACGGACAGAGGAGGTCGGTGACCCTGGCTCTGAGTAAAGAACACAACCCGACCATGTacgaggagaggatgaggatcCAGAGAGCAGGAGGCACCGTCCG ggaTGGCAGAGTGCTGGGTGTCCTCGAGGTGTCCCGCTCCATCGGAGACGGTCAGTACAAACGCTGCGGAGTTATTTCGTCCCCCGACCTGAGGAGGTGTCAGCTCACAGCCAATGACAG GTTCATCATTCTGGCCTGTGATGGTttgttcaaagtgttttctgcTGATGAAGCCGTTAAATTCGTCCTCAACATCGTGCAG GAGGGAAGTGGAGAGCGGAGGGCGGGGctgacggaggaggaggtgcagtttGAAGCTGCCTGTCAACAGCTGGCCAGTGAGGCGGTGAGACGAGGCTGCGCCGACAACGTCACCGTGATCCTGGTTTCTATCGGCTTCAGAgcaaaatcatcatcatcatcatcgtctcaacacacacaatttgaTTGA
- the LOC118106470 gene encoding integrin-linked kinase-associated serine/threonine phosphatase 2C isoform X5 — translation MDLFDDLPEPTQPGGPVTAARPRAGTEEEEDEKEEEEEEERRAKRKREDAESEADKKEEQGEIKKVCKEGLPVLKGYVAARRGERDEMQDAHVLLPDMSSCLSLPGQSSRVSYFAVFDGHAGARASRFAAEHLHHNLANKFPSNSENVDKLIKKCLLDTFRQTDDDFLKKASSQKPAWKDGSTATCVLVVDDMVYVANLGDSRAVLCRMEAAADGQRRSVTLALSKEHNPTMYEERMRIQRAGGTVRDGRVLGVLEVSRSIGDGQYKRCGVISSPDLRRCQLTANDRFIILACDGLFKVFSADEAVKFVLNIVQEGSGERRAGLTEEEVQFEAACQQLASEAVRRGCADNVTVILVSIGFRAKSSSSSSSQHTQFD, via the exons GTCCAGTTACTGCAGCACGACCACGGGCCGGCAccgaggaagaagaggatgagaaagaggaggaggaggaggaggagagaagagcaaAACGAAAACGAGAAGATGCTGAGAGTGAAGCTGATAAAAAAGAGGAACAAGGGGAGATCAAGAAAGTTTGTAAAGAAG GCCTCCCTGTACTGAAAGGCTATGTGGCGGCGAGGCGTGGTGAACGGGACGAGATGCAGGACGCTCATGTTCTGCTGCCGGACATgagcagctgtctgtctctgcctggACAATC GTCTCGTGTTTCGTACTTTGCTGTGTTCGATGGTCACGCCGGGGCTCGAGCTTCTCGATTCGCTGCAGAGCATCTCCATCACAATCTGGCCAACAAGTTCCCGAGCA ACTCTGAAAATGTGGATAAGCTGATAAAGAAATGTCTCCTGGACACTTTCAGACAGACGGACGACGACTTCCTAAAGAAAGCCTCCAGCCA GAAGCCGGCGTGGAAGGACGGCTCCACAGCCACATGTGTGCTGGTGGTGGATGATATGGTGTATGTGGCCAATCTCGGAGACAGCAGG gcGGTGTTGTGTCGGATGGAGGCGGCGGCAGACGGACAGAGGAGGTCGGTGACCCTGGCTCTGAGTAAAGAACACAACCCGACCATGTacgaggagaggatgaggatcCAGAGAGCAGGAGGCACCGTCCG ggaTGGCAGAGTGCTGGGTGTCCTCGAGGTGTCCCGCTCCATCGGAGACGGTCAGTACAAACGCTGCGGAGTTATTTCGTCCCCCGACCTGAGGAGGTGTCAGCTCACAGCCAATGACAG GTTCATCATTCTGGCCTGTGATGGTttgttcaaagtgttttctgcTGATGAAGCCGTTAAATTCGTCCTCAACATCGTGCAG GAGGGAAGTGGAGAGCGGAGGGCGGGGctgacggaggaggaggtgcagtttGAAGCTGCCTGTCAACAGCTGGCCAGTGAGGCGGTGAGACGAGGCTGCGCCGACAACGTCACCGTGATCCTGGTTTCTATCGGCTTCAGAgcaaaatcatcatcatcatcatcgtctcaacacacacaatttgaTTGA
- the LOC118106470 gene encoding integrin-linked kinase-associated serine/threonine phosphatase 2C isoform X1, whose protein sequence is MDLFDDLPEPTQPGGPVTAARPRAGTEEEEDEKEEEEEEERRAKRKREDAESEADKKEEQGEIKKVCKEGLPVLKGYVAARRGERDEMQDAHVLLPDMSSCLSLPGQSSRVSYFAVFDGHAGARASRFAAEHLHHNLANKFPSSELRADSENVDKLIKKCLLDTFRQTDDDFLKKASSQKPAWKDGSTATCVLVVDDMVYVANLGDSRAVLCRMEAAADGQRRSVTLALSKEHNPTMYEERMRIQRAGGTVRDGRVLGVLEVSRSIGDGQYKRCGVISSPDLRRCQLTANDRFIILACDGLFKVFSADEAVKFVLNIVQEGSGERRAGLTEEEVQFEAACQQLASEAVRRGCADNVTVILVSIGFRAKSSSSSSSQHTQFD, encoded by the exons GTCCAGTTACTGCAGCACGACCACGGGCCGGCAccgaggaagaagaggatgagaaagaggaggaggaggaggaggagagaagagcaaAACGAAAACGAGAAGATGCTGAGAGTGAAGCTGATAAAAAAGAGGAACAAGGGGAGATCAAGAAAGTTTGTAAAGAAG GCCTCCCTGTACTGAAAGGCTATGTGGCGGCGAGGCGTGGTGAACGGGACGAGATGCAGGACGCTCATGTTCTGCTGCCGGACATgagcagctgtctgtctctgcctggACAATC GTCTCGTGTTTCGTACTTTGCTGTGTTCGATGGTCACGCCGGGGCTCGAGCTTCTCGATTCGCTGCAGAGCATCTCCATCACAATCTGGCCAACAAGTTCCCGAGCAGTGAGTTAAGAG CAGACTCTGAAAATGTGGATAAGCTGATAAAGAAATGTCTCCTGGACACTTTCAGACAGACGGACGACGACTTCCTAAAGAAAGCCTCCAGCCA GAAGCCGGCGTGGAAGGACGGCTCCACAGCCACATGTGTGCTGGTGGTGGATGATATGGTGTATGTGGCCAATCTCGGAGACAGCAGG gcGGTGTTGTGTCGGATGGAGGCGGCGGCAGACGGACAGAGGAGGTCGGTGACCCTGGCTCTGAGTAAAGAACACAACCCGACCATGTacgaggagaggatgaggatcCAGAGAGCAGGAGGCACCGTCCG ggaTGGCAGAGTGCTGGGTGTCCTCGAGGTGTCCCGCTCCATCGGAGACGGTCAGTACAAACGCTGCGGAGTTATTTCGTCCCCCGACCTGAGGAGGTGTCAGCTCACAGCCAATGACAG GTTCATCATTCTGGCCTGTGATGGTttgttcaaagtgttttctgcTGATGAAGCCGTTAAATTCGTCCTCAACATCGTGCAG GAGGGAAGTGGAGAGCGGAGGGCGGGGctgacggaggaggaggtgcagtttGAAGCTGCCTGTCAACAGCTGGCCAGTGAGGCGGTGAGACGAGGCTGCGCCGACAACGTCACCGTGATCCTGGTTTCTATCGGCTTCAGAgcaaaatcatcatcatcatcatcgtctcaacacacacaatttgaTTGA
- the LOC118106470 gene encoding integrin-linked kinase-associated serine/threonine phosphatase 2C isoform X2, protein MDLFDDLPEPTQPGGPVTAARPRAGTEEEEDEKEEEEEEERRAKRKREDAESEADKKEEQGEIKKVCKEGLPVLKGYVAARRGERDEMQDAHVLLPDMSSCLSLPGQSSRVSYFAVFDGHAGARASRFAAEHLHHNLANKFPSSELRDSENVDKLIKKCLLDTFRQTDDDFLKKASSQKPAWKDGSTATCVLVVDDMVYVANLGDSRAVLCRMEAAADGQRRSVTLALSKEHNPTMYEERMRIQRAGGTVRDGRVLGVLEVSRSIGDGQYKRCGVISSPDLRRCQLTANDRFIILACDGLFKVFSADEAVKFVLNIVQEGSGERRAGLTEEEVQFEAACQQLASEAVRRGCADNVTVILVSIGFRAKSSSSSSSQHTQFD, encoded by the exons GTCCAGTTACTGCAGCACGACCACGGGCCGGCAccgaggaagaagaggatgagaaagaggaggaggaggaggaggagagaagagcaaAACGAAAACGAGAAGATGCTGAGAGTGAAGCTGATAAAAAAGAGGAACAAGGGGAGATCAAGAAAGTTTGTAAAGAAG GCCTCCCTGTACTGAAAGGCTATGTGGCGGCGAGGCGTGGTGAACGGGACGAGATGCAGGACGCTCATGTTCTGCTGCCGGACATgagcagctgtctgtctctgcctggACAATC GTCTCGTGTTTCGTACTTTGCTGTGTTCGATGGTCACGCCGGGGCTCGAGCTTCTCGATTCGCTGCAGAGCATCTCCATCACAATCTGGCCAACAAGTTCCCGAGCAGTGAGTTAAGAG ACTCTGAAAATGTGGATAAGCTGATAAAGAAATGTCTCCTGGACACTTTCAGACAGACGGACGACGACTTCCTAAAGAAAGCCTCCAGCCA GAAGCCGGCGTGGAAGGACGGCTCCACAGCCACATGTGTGCTGGTGGTGGATGATATGGTGTATGTGGCCAATCTCGGAGACAGCAGG gcGGTGTTGTGTCGGATGGAGGCGGCGGCAGACGGACAGAGGAGGTCGGTGACCCTGGCTCTGAGTAAAGAACACAACCCGACCATGTacgaggagaggatgaggatcCAGAGAGCAGGAGGCACCGTCCG ggaTGGCAGAGTGCTGGGTGTCCTCGAGGTGTCCCGCTCCATCGGAGACGGTCAGTACAAACGCTGCGGAGTTATTTCGTCCCCCGACCTGAGGAGGTGTCAGCTCACAGCCAATGACAG GTTCATCATTCTGGCCTGTGATGGTttgttcaaagtgttttctgcTGATGAAGCCGTTAAATTCGTCCTCAACATCGTGCAG GAGGGAAGTGGAGAGCGGAGGGCGGGGctgacggaggaggaggtgcagtttGAAGCTGCCTGTCAACAGCTGGCCAGTGAGGCGGTGAGACGAGGCTGCGCCGACAACGTCACCGTGATCCTGGTTTCTATCGGCTTCAGAgcaaaatcatcatcatcatcatcgtctcaacacacacaatttgaTTGA